In Paralcaligenes sp. KSB-10, the following are encoded in one genomic region:
- a CDS encoding acetyl-CoA C-acetyltransferase: MRRAAIVAPVRTAIGAFGGGLKSIAVEHLGAAVVREVLGRTQIDPVLIDDVVFAQSYANSEVPCVGRWIALEAGLPVDVPGMQLDRRCGSGVQAVATAAMMVQSGAADVVLAGGVESMSNVEFYTTSMRWGARAGSVVLHDRLDRGRERAQPEHRFGPISGMIETAENLARKYGISREESDQYALRSQQRANAAWDEGRFDQEIVPISVPQRRGDPVIFKRDEGLRADLSVESLARLRPIVKGGVVTAGNACQQNDAAAACLIVAEDKLHALGLQPLAFLNGWAAAGCEPGVMGIGPVPAVKKLLSRLGLSLNDMSLVEINEAFACQVLSVLKEWDWHDAEKLNVNGSGISLGHPVGATGMRILATMLHELSRRQGRYALETMCIGGGQGIAAVFERA, translated from the coding sequence ATCAGACGTGCTGCGATTGTGGCGCCGGTCCGGACGGCCATAGGTGCATTTGGCGGCGGCTTGAAGAGTATTGCGGTGGAGCACCTGGGGGCGGCCGTCGTCAGGGAAGTCCTGGGCCGGACACAGATAGACCCGGTATTGATCGACGATGTGGTGTTTGCCCAGTCCTATGCCAATAGCGAAGTTCCCTGTGTCGGTCGCTGGATTGCGCTGGAAGCGGGGCTGCCGGTCGATGTGCCGGGCATGCAGCTGGACCGTCGCTGCGGCAGCGGTGTACAGGCTGTGGCGACTGCCGCCATGATGGTGCAAAGCGGAGCGGCCGACGTAGTGCTGGCTGGCGGCGTTGAAAGCATGAGCAATGTGGAGTTTTACACCACCAGCATGCGCTGGGGCGCGCGCGCGGGGTCCGTTGTATTGCACGACCGCCTGGATCGTGGCCGCGAGCGCGCCCAGCCCGAGCATCGCTTCGGTCCTATTTCGGGGATGATAGAAACCGCCGAAAATCTGGCCAGGAAATACGGCATCAGCCGTGAAGAGTCCGACCAGTATGCCTTGCGTAGCCAGCAGCGTGCCAACGCAGCCTGGGATGAGGGCCGTTTCGATCAGGAGATCGTGCCGATTTCCGTTCCTCAGCGTAGAGGCGACCCGGTTATTTTCAAGCGAGATGAAGGCCTGCGTGCCGATCTGAGCGTGGAGTCACTGGCTCGACTCAGGCCGATCGTGAAAGGCGGCGTGGTCACGGCCGGAAATGCCTGCCAGCAAAACGATGCGGCCGCCGCTTGCCTGATCGTGGCCGAAGACAAGCTCCATGCCCTGGGCTTGCAGCCGCTGGCCTTTTTGAATGGCTGGGCGGCCGCTGGATGCGAACCCGGTGTGATGGGAATCGGCCCGGTTCCTGCCGTGAAGAAACTGCTCTCCCGGCTCGGCCTGTCCCTGAACGACATGAGCCTGGTCGAAATCAATGAAGCGTTTGCCTGCCAAGTATTGTCCGTACTCAAGGAATGGGATTGGCATGATGCGGAAAAATTGAACGTCAACGGCTCGGGTATATCGCTGGGCCACCCGGTGGGCGCAACCGGTATGCGGATCCTGGCCACGATGCTGCATGAGCTGTCGCGCCGTCAGGGCCGCTATGCCCTGGAAACCATGTGTATAGGTGGTGGGCAAGGCATTGCCGCCGTTTTTGAACGAGCCTGA
- a CDS encoding SDR family NAD(P)-dependent oxidoreductase, with product MDLGLKDKVAIVTGSGRGLGAATARCLAREGARVVLTDIEPNQLEITKGQFLEQGLEVIALRADITKKQEVDDLVAATVEKFGGVHILVNNAGFPRDRVATKMTEEDWDLVIEVILKGSFLACKAVLPHMIEHKWGRIINISSRAYFGNPGQANYSAAKAGLLGLTRALSLEDGKHNITVNAVAPGFMETEAIKMLSYYEKIRELAIKNTPMARTGLPDDIADAVAFLASERASFITGETLHVTGGRYG from the coding sequence ATGGATTTGGGATTGAAAGACAAGGTGGCGATAGTGACGGGATCAGGCCGGGGGCTGGGCGCCGCAACTGCGCGTTGCCTCGCCCGGGAAGGCGCCCGGGTGGTGTTGACCGACATTGAGCCGAATCAGCTGGAAATCACGAAAGGCCAGTTTCTGGAGCAAGGCCTGGAAGTCATTGCGCTGCGGGCCGATATCACCAAAAAACAGGAGGTGGATGATCTGGTGGCGGCCACCGTGGAAAAATTCGGCGGTGTGCATATACTGGTCAATAATGCCGGTTTTCCGAGAGATAGGGTGGCCACCAAAATGACCGAGGAAGATTGGGACCTGGTCATCGAAGTCATCTTGAAAGGTTCGTTCCTGGCTTGCAAGGCGGTATTGCCGCACATGATCGAGCACAAGTGGGGTCGCATCATCAATATTTCATCCAGAGCGTATTTCGGTAATCCTGGCCAGGCCAACTATTCGGCCGCCAAGGCTGGGTTGCTGGGCCTGACCCGAGCCCTGTCGCTGGAAGACGGCAAGCACAATATCACGGTCAACGCCGTGGCTCCCGGTTTCATGGAAACCGAGGCCATAAAAATGCTGAGCTATTACGAGAAAATTCGTGAACTGGCGATAAAAAATACACCCATGGCCCGCACCGGGCTGCCCGACGACATTGCCGATGCCGTGGCATTTCTGGCTTCCGAGCGCGCCAGTTTCATTACCGGCGAAACCCTGCATGTGACGGGAGGCCGCTATGGTTGA
- a CDS encoding enoyl-CoA hydratase/isomerase family protein, with protein MPDLVEIRVDGPVAILTLCNPPLNVVNLALTRDLNRHLDGIAQDTAVRAVIITGQGERAFCAGSDVSEFKDMTLPGQVVEKKLLFQNAVFRKLESLRQPTIAAINGLAYGGGLEIALCCDLLVMDEKSRLALPEIKLGVFPSSGGTFRLTRKIGAARAKEMIFLGEPIDAETALRYGLVNRIARPGASLRAAVELAHKLSIGPRRALALAKALINDAFNSPTSELIEKSLAASDQAFTSPECREGVRAFFAKEPAKFD; from the coding sequence ATGCCTGATCTTGTGGAAATTCGCGTCGATGGCCCGGTGGCTATTCTGACGCTGTGCAATCCGCCGTTGAATGTGGTCAATCTTGCCTTGACCAGGGATTTGAATCGGCACCTCGACGGTATTGCTCAAGACACGGCCGTACGGGCGGTGATTATCACTGGTCAGGGGGAGCGTGCATTTTGTGCGGGCTCGGATGTCTCCGAATTCAAGGACATGACCCTGCCAGGCCAGGTGGTGGAAAAGAAATTGCTGTTTCAAAACGCAGTATTCAGGAAACTGGAAAGCCTGCGTCAGCCGACCATTGCGGCGATAAACGGCCTGGCGTATGGCGGTGGACTGGAGATTGCCTTGTGTTGCGATCTCCTGGTGATGGACGAAAAGTCCAGGCTGGCCTTGCCTGAGATCAAGCTGGGCGTGTTTCCCAGTAGCGGCGGCACGTTTCGCCTGACTCGAAAAATTGGCGCAGCACGGGCCAAAGAGATGATTTTCCTGGGTGAGCCAATAGACGCCGAAACAGCGTTGCGCTACGGGCTCGTCAACCGGATTGCCAGGCCCGGAGCCAGCCTGCGGGCAGCCGTGGAATTGGCTCACAAATTAAGTATCGGGCCGCGTCGGGCCCTGGCCTTGGCCAAAGCCCTGATCAATGACGCGTTCAATAGCCCGACCAGCGAGCTGATTGAAAAATCGCTGGCGGCCAGCGATCAGGCTTTTACCTCGCCGGAGTGCCGGGAAGGGGTCAGGGCGTTCTTTGCCAAGGAACCGGCGAAGTTCGATTGA
- a CDS encoding MaoC/PaaZ C-terminal domain-containing protein yields MIDAHQLLSRKFEEIIQTYNPRDAMLYALSIGLGADPLDERQLRFVYEQNQIVFPTFALVLGYPGFWAKEPDTGIDWKRLVHAEQSIHFHETLPASGTIKSTNKVKAIYDKGPERGALLLQERQLADAASGRLLATISQLSLLRGDGGCGDNGEMPPKPHQMPDRVPDCSEVAKTLPQQALLYRLNGDFNPLHADPRVADEAGFGRPILHGLCSMGIACHAVLRNQLDYEIPRMAGMRARFTAPVFPGDELRTDMWRDGDEVSFRMVNTETGKVVLNGGRVTLG; encoded by the coding sequence ATGATTGACGCCCATCAACTGTTGAGCAGGAAGTTCGAGGAAATCATCCAGACCTATAACCCCAGGGATGCCATGTTGTATGCCTTGTCGATAGGCTTGGGGGCGGATCCTCTGGACGAACGACAACTCCGATTTGTGTACGAGCAGAATCAAATTGTTTTCCCCACGTTTGCTCTGGTCCTGGGCTATCCGGGGTTTTGGGCCAAAGAGCCCGACACCGGCATAGACTGGAAGCGGCTGGTGCATGCCGAACAATCGATCCATTTTCATGAGACGTTGCCGGCGTCGGGAACCATAAAAAGCACCAATAAGGTCAAGGCCATCTACGACAAAGGCCCGGAAAGGGGCGCTCTGCTGCTTCAAGAGCGACAGCTTGCCGACGCGGCCAGCGGCCGGCTGCTGGCCACAATATCGCAGCTTTCCCTGCTGCGCGGCGACGGTGGCTGCGGAGACAACGGCGAAATGCCTCCCAAACCGCATCAAATGCCGGATCGCGTTCCGGACTGTTCCGAGGTCGCTAAAACTTTGCCGCAACAGGCGCTGCTGTATCGATTGAATGGCGACTTCAATCCTCTGCATGCCGATCCGCGGGTGGCGGATGAGGCCGGATTCGGCAGGCCGATATTGCATGGACTGTGCAGCATGGGCATTGCCTGCCACGCCGTGCTCAGGAATCAGCTCGATTACGAGATTCCGCGAATGGCCGGTATGCGAGCAAGGTTTACGGCGCCGGTCTTTCCCGGCGATGAACTGCGTACCGATATGTGGCGCGATGGCGACGAGGTGTCGTTCCGCATGGTCAATACCGAAACGGGTAAGGTGGTTTTGAATGGCGGGCGCGTGACGCTGGGTTAA